One segment of Haloplanus natans DSM 17983 DNA contains the following:
- a CDS encoding FxsA family protein — translation MRLRWVFALLLLIPLADALFLVVVADSIGAPATVALVVLTGLIGMLLVRAEGRHTIHSLQRKLATGEVPTKELMDGGLLVAAGAFLLTPGLVTDAIGFLIGVPLTRAPIRAALERFVVGPYLDKKSGGFVSGRVYTAGFPNEGDAYDDDVYDVDSGSYRVDDE, via the coding sequence ATGCGCCTGCGCTGGGTCTTCGCGCTCCTGTTGCTCATCCCCCTCGCCGACGCCCTGTTTCTCGTCGTCGTCGCCGACAGCATCGGCGCCCCGGCGACTGTCGCGCTGGTCGTCCTCACCGGCCTGATCGGTATGTTGCTGGTCCGGGCGGAGGGGCGGCATACGATCCACAGCCTCCAGCGAAAGCTCGCGACGGGCGAGGTGCCGACGAAAGAACTCATGGACGGCGGCCTGCTCGTCGCCGCGGGCGCCTTCCTGCTCACGCCCGGCCTCGTCACCGACGCCATCGGCTTCCTCATCGGCGTGCCGCTGACCCGCGCGCCGATCCGGGCCGCGCTCGAACGGTTCGTCGTCGGCCCGTATCTCGACAAGAAAAGCGGGGGGTTCGTCTCGGGCCGGGTCTACACCGCCGGATTTCCCAACGAGGGCGACGCCTACGACGACGACGTCTACGACGTGGACAGCGGGTCGTACCGCGTCGACGACGAGTAA